From one Rhodamnia argentea isolate NSW1041297 chromosome 1, ASM2092103v1, whole genome shotgun sequence genomic stretch:
- the LOC115753979 gene encoding tuberculostearic acid methyltransferase UfaA1 isoform X2, translated as MSFSAFSVLSFCRNHHLLQVFGRPQWLTVRRRSHSYVNKVRDELESRGCEIRTSCEVQSISTSDEGCVVLTGDGSEEVYDKCIVAVHAPDALRLLGDQATYDEMRVLGAFQYAYSEIYLHHDKTFMPKNPAAWSAWNFLGSTENQVCLTYWLNVLQNLDQKDWPFLVTLNPSHEPQHTLLKWCTGHPIPSVAASKASLELDQIQGKRGIWFCGAYQGYGFHEDGLKAGMAAAHGVIGKSPSVLENPRHMALSLKEMGARLFVTRFLRRYITTGSVTLLEEGGTMITFEGTREICPLTVTLRIHSPQFYWKVMTQADLGVADAYINGDFSFVDKDKGLLNLFQILIANRNTDNSVSRLIKKRGWWTPMLLTAGIGSAKYFFKHVSRQNTLTQARRNISRHYDLSNELFSLFLDETMTYSCAVFKMAGEDLKAAQMRKISLLIKKARIEKTHKVLEIGCGWGSLAIEVVRQTGCKYTGITLSKEQLKYAELRVKEAGLQDRITFLLCDYRQLPSTYKYDRIISCEMIEAVGHEYMEEFFGCCESVLAKDGLLVLQFISIPDERYDEYRQSSDFIKEYIFPGGCLPSLSRITSAMASASRLCVEHLDNIGIHYYQTLQCWRKNFMEKQRKILALGFDKKFIRTWEYYFDYCAAGFKSHTLGNYQIVFSRPGNDAAFADPYASFLPSN; from the exons ATGAGCTTTTCAGCCTTCTCGGTTCTGTCCTTTTGCCGCAATCATCATCTGCTTCAG GTTTTTGGCCGCCCTCAGTGGCTTACAGTCCGAAGACGCTCGCATTCTTACGTCAATAAG GTCAGAGATGAGCTTGAGAGTAGAGGGTGTGAAATAAGAACAAGTTGTGAAGTGCAATCCATCTCAACTAGTGATGAGG GCTGCGTCGTCCTAACTGGAGATGGTTCTGAAGAAGTATATGATAAGTGTATTGTAGCCGTCCATGCACCGGATGCTCTGAGATTGTTGGGGGACCAAGCAACTTACGATGAAATGAGAGTCCTGGGTGCATTCCAATATGCCTACAG CGAGATTTATCTTCATCATGACAAAACTTTCATGCCCAAAAACCCAGCAGCGTGGAGTGCATGGAATTTTCTTGGGAGTACTGAAAATCAAGTGTGCTTGACGTACTGGCTCAATGTGCTTCAG AACCTTGATCAGAAGGATTGGCCGTTTCTCGTGACTCTCAATCCTTCACATGAACCGCAACACACATTGCTTAAGTGGTGCACTGGCCATCCAATTCCATCTGTTGCCGCATCGAAAGCTTCACTTGAGCTAGATCAGAtccaaggaaaaagaggaaTTTGGTTCTGCGGAGCATACCAGG GGTATGGCTTCCATGAGGATGGATTGAAG GCTGGCATGGCTGCTGCACATGGAGTGATAGGAAAAAGTCCTTCTGTTCTTGAGAATCCTCGGCATATGGCTCTTTCACTCAAGGAAATGGGGGCACGCCTTTTTGTTACGAGATTTCTCAGGCGTTATATTACTACTGGCTCAGTAAC TTTGTTAGAGGAAGGAGGCACGATGATTACCTTCGAGGGAACCAGGGAAATATGTCCACTGACAGTTACCTTGAGGATCCACAGTCCACAGTTTTACTGGAAG gTCATGACTCAGGCCGATCTAGGCGTAGCAGATGCATACATAAATGGTGATTTTTCTTTCGTAGACAAAGATAAAGGccttctaaatctttttcaG ATTCTCATAGCCAACAGAAATACTGATAATTCTGTCTCGAGATTAATTAAGAAAAG GGGTTGGTGGACGCCAATGTTATTAACAGCTGGTATTGGTTCGGCTAAGTACTTCTTCAAGCATGTATCAAGGCAAAACACTTTAACACAAGCTCGCAGGAACATCTCCCGGCATTATGATCTG AGTAATGAACTTTTTTCGCTGTTCTTGGATGAGACTATGACATACTCATGCGCGGTTTTCAAG atggCAGGCGAAGACCTAAAGGCAGCACAGATGAGAAAGATCTCTCTCTTGATTAAAAAA GCGAGAATTGAAAAGACGCACAAAGTTCTTGAAATCGGCTGCGGTTGGGGAAGCTTGGCCATTGAAGTTGTCAGGCAAACCGGATGCAAATACACCGGCATTACTTTGTCGAAAGAGCAATTGAAGTATGCTGAATTGAGAGTGAAAGAAGCGGGCCTTCAG GACCGCATCACATTTCTTCTTTGCGATTATCGCCAATTGCCAAGTACCTACAAATATGACAGGATCATTTCCTG CGAGATGATTGAAGCAGTCGGCCACGAATACATGGAGGAGTTCTTCGGCTGTTGCGAATCGGTGCTGGCCAAAGACGGACTTCTTGTTCTACAG TTCATATCCATACCCGATGAGCGGTATGACGAATACAGGCAAAGTTCAGACTTCATAAAAGAATACATCTTCCCCGGTGGCTGCCTGCCTTCGTTAAGCAGGATAACGTCAGCTATGGCCTCTGCGTCTCGACTTTG CGTGGAGCATCTGGACAACATAGGAATCCATTACTATCAAACACTTCAGTGTTGGAGGAAGAACTTCATGGAGAAGCAGAG GAAAATATTGGCTCTGGGATTCGACAAAAAGTTCATAAGGACGTGGGAGTACTACTTCGACTATTGCGCAGCTGGTTTTAAGTCACACACTCTCGGAAATTATCAG ATTGTGTTCTCACGTCCAGGAAATGATGCTGCATTCGCCGATCCGTACGCGAGTTTCCTGCCATCTAATTGA
- the LOC115753979 gene encoding tuberculostearic acid methyltransferase UfaA1 isoform X4, whose protein sequence is MPTAWSAWNFLGSTENQVCLTYWLNVLQNLDQKDWPFLVTLNPSHEPQHTLLKWCTGHPIPSVAASKASLELDQIQGKRGIWFCGAYQGYGFHEDGLKAGMAAAHGVIGKSPSVLENPRHMALSLKEMGARLFVTRFLRRYITTGSVTLLEEGGTMITFEGTREICPLTVTLRIHSPQFYWKVMTQADLGVADAYINGDFSFVDKDKGLLNLFQILIANRNTDNSVSRLIKKRGWWTPMLLTAGIGSAKYFFKHVSRQNTLTQARRNISRHYDLSNELFSLFLDETMTYSCAVFKMAGEDLKAAQMRKISLLIKKARIEKTHKVLEIGCGWGSLAIEVVRQTGCKYTGITLSKEQLKYAELRVKEAGLQDRITFLLCDYRQLPSTYKYDRIISCEMIEAVGHEYMEEFFGCCESVLAKDGLLVLQFISIPDERYDEYRQSSDFIKEYIFPGGCLPSLSRITSAMASASRLCVEHLDNIGIHYYQTLQCWRKNFMEKQRKILALGFDKKFIRTWEYYFDYCAAGFKSHTLGNYQIVFSRPGNDAAFADPYASFLPSN, encoded by the exons ATGCCTACAG CGTGGAGTGCATGGAATTTTCTTGGGAGTACTGAAAATCAAGTGTGCTTGACGTACTGGCTCAATGTGCTTCAG AACCTTGATCAGAAGGATTGGCCGTTTCTCGTGACTCTCAATCCTTCACATGAACCGCAACACACATTGCTTAAGTGGTGCACTGGCCATCCAATTCCATCTGTTGCCGCATCGAAAGCTTCACTTGAGCTAGATCAGAtccaaggaaaaagaggaaTTTGGTTCTGCGGAGCATACCAGG GGTATGGCTTCCATGAGGATGGATTGAAG GCTGGCATGGCTGCTGCACATGGAGTGATAGGAAAAAGTCCTTCTGTTCTTGAGAATCCTCGGCATATGGCTCTTTCACTCAAGGAAATGGGGGCACGCCTTTTTGTTACGAGATTTCTCAGGCGTTATATTACTACTGGCTCAGTAAC TTTGTTAGAGGAAGGAGGCACGATGATTACCTTCGAGGGAACCAGGGAAATATGTCCACTGACAGTTACCTTGAGGATCCACAGTCCACAGTTTTACTGGAAG gTCATGACTCAGGCCGATCTAGGCGTAGCAGATGCATACATAAATGGTGATTTTTCTTTCGTAGACAAAGATAAAGGccttctaaatctttttcaG ATTCTCATAGCCAACAGAAATACTGATAATTCTGTCTCGAGATTAATTAAGAAAAG GGGTTGGTGGACGCCAATGTTATTAACAGCTGGTATTGGTTCGGCTAAGTACTTCTTCAAGCATGTATCAAGGCAAAACACTTTAACACAAGCTCGCAGGAACATCTCCCGGCATTATGATCTG AGTAATGAACTTTTTTCGCTGTTCTTGGATGAGACTATGACATACTCATGCGCGGTTTTCAAG atggCAGGCGAAGACCTAAAGGCAGCACAGATGAGAAAGATCTCTCTCTTGATTAAAAAA GCGAGAATTGAAAAGACGCACAAAGTTCTTGAAATCGGCTGCGGTTGGGGAAGCTTGGCCATTGAAGTTGTCAGGCAAACCGGATGCAAATACACCGGCATTACTTTGTCGAAAGAGCAATTGAAGTATGCTGAATTGAGAGTGAAAGAAGCGGGCCTTCAG GACCGCATCACATTTCTTCTTTGCGATTATCGCCAATTGCCAAGTACCTACAAATATGACAGGATCATTTCCTG CGAGATGATTGAAGCAGTCGGCCACGAATACATGGAGGAGTTCTTCGGCTGTTGCGAATCGGTGCTGGCCAAAGACGGACTTCTTGTTCTACAG TTCATATCCATACCCGATGAGCGGTATGACGAATACAGGCAAAGTTCAGACTTCATAAAAGAATACATCTTCCCCGGTGGCTGCCTGCCTTCGTTAAGCAGGATAACGTCAGCTATGGCCTCTGCGTCTCGACTTTG CGTGGAGCATCTGGACAACATAGGAATCCATTACTATCAAACACTTCAGTGTTGGAGGAAGAACTTCATGGAGAAGCAGAG GAAAATATTGGCTCTGGGATTCGACAAAAAGTTCATAAGGACGTGGGAGTACTACTTCGACTATTGCGCAGCTGGTTTTAAGTCACACACTCTCGGAAATTATCAG ATTGTGTTCTCACGTCCAGGAAATGATGCTGCATTCGCCGATCCGTACGCGAGTTTCCTGCCATCTAATTGA
- the LOC115753979 gene encoding tuberculostearic acid methyltransferase UfaA1 isoform X5: MAAAHGVIGKSPSVLENPRHMALSLKEMGARLFVTRFLRRYITTGSVTLLEEGGTMITFEGTREICPLTVTLRIHSPQFYWKVMTQADLGVADAYINGDFSFVDKDKGLLNLFQILIANRNTDNSVSRLIKKRGWWTPMLLTAGIGSAKYFFKHVSRQNTLTQARRNISRHYDLSNELFSLFLDETMTYSCAVFKMAGEDLKAAQMRKISLLIKKARIEKTHKVLEIGCGWGSLAIEVVRQTGCKYTGITLSKEQLKYAELRVKEAGLQDRITFLLCDYRQLPSTYKYDRIISCEMIEAVGHEYMEEFFGCCESVLAKDGLLVLQFISIPDERYDEYRQSSDFIKEYIFPGGCLPSLSRITSAMASASRLCVEHLDNIGIHYYQTLQCWRKNFMEKQRKILALGFDKKFIRTWEYYFDYCAAGFKSHTLGNYQIVFSRPGNDAAFADPYASFLPSN; the protein is encoded by the exons ATGGCTGCTGCACATGGAGTGATAGGAAAAAGTCCTTCTGTTCTTGAGAATCCTCGGCATATGGCTCTTTCACTCAAGGAAATGGGGGCACGCCTTTTTGTTACGAGATTTCTCAGGCGTTATATTACTACTGGCTCAGTAAC TTTGTTAGAGGAAGGAGGCACGATGATTACCTTCGAGGGAACCAGGGAAATATGTCCACTGACAGTTACCTTGAGGATCCACAGTCCACAGTTTTACTGGAAG gTCATGACTCAGGCCGATCTAGGCGTAGCAGATGCATACATAAATGGTGATTTTTCTTTCGTAGACAAAGATAAAGGccttctaaatctttttcaG ATTCTCATAGCCAACAGAAATACTGATAATTCTGTCTCGAGATTAATTAAGAAAAG GGGTTGGTGGACGCCAATGTTATTAACAGCTGGTATTGGTTCGGCTAAGTACTTCTTCAAGCATGTATCAAGGCAAAACACTTTAACACAAGCTCGCAGGAACATCTCCCGGCATTATGATCTG AGTAATGAACTTTTTTCGCTGTTCTTGGATGAGACTATGACATACTCATGCGCGGTTTTCAAG atggCAGGCGAAGACCTAAAGGCAGCACAGATGAGAAAGATCTCTCTCTTGATTAAAAAA GCGAGAATTGAAAAGACGCACAAAGTTCTTGAAATCGGCTGCGGTTGGGGAAGCTTGGCCATTGAAGTTGTCAGGCAAACCGGATGCAAATACACCGGCATTACTTTGTCGAAAGAGCAATTGAAGTATGCTGAATTGAGAGTGAAAGAAGCGGGCCTTCAG GACCGCATCACATTTCTTCTTTGCGATTATCGCCAATTGCCAAGTACCTACAAATATGACAGGATCATTTCCTG CGAGATGATTGAAGCAGTCGGCCACGAATACATGGAGGAGTTCTTCGGCTGTTGCGAATCGGTGCTGGCCAAAGACGGACTTCTTGTTCTACAG TTCATATCCATACCCGATGAGCGGTATGACGAATACAGGCAAAGTTCAGACTTCATAAAAGAATACATCTTCCCCGGTGGCTGCCTGCCTTCGTTAAGCAGGATAACGTCAGCTATGGCCTCTGCGTCTCGACTTTG CGTGGAGCATCTGGACAACATAGGAATCCATTACTATCAAACACTTCAGTGTTGGAGGAAGAACTTCATGGAGAAGCAGAG GAAAATATTGGCTCTGGGATTCGACAAAAAGTTCATAAGGACGTGGGAGTACTACTTCGACTATTGCGCAGCTGGTTTTAAGTCACACACTCTCGGAAATTATCAG ATTGTGTTCTCACGTCCAGGAAATGATGCTGCATTCGCCGATCCGTACGCGAGTTTCCTGCCATCTAATTGA
- the LOC115753979 gene encoding tuberculostearic acid methyltransferase UfaA1 isoform X3 yields the protein MPTAAWSAWNFLGSTENQVCLTYWLNVLQNLDQKDWPFLVTLNPSHEPQHTLLKWCTGHPIPSVAASKASLELDQIQGKRGIWFCGAYQGYGFHEDGLKAGMAAAHGVIGKSPSVLENPRHMALSLKEMGARLFVTRFLRRYITTGSVTLLEEGGTMITFEGTREICPLTVTLRIHSPQFYWKVMTQADLGVADAYINGDFSFVDKDKGLLNLFQILIANRNTDNSVSRLIKKRGWWTPMLLTAGIGSAKYFFKHVSRQNTLTQARRNISRHYDLSNELFSLFLDETMTYSCAVFKMAGEDLKAAQMRKISLLIKKARIEKTHKVLEIGCGWGSLAIEVVRQTGCKYTGITLSKEQLKYAELRVKEAGLQDRITFLLCDYRQLPSTYKYDRIISCEMIEAVGHEYMEEFFGCCESVLAKDGLLVLQFISIPDERYDEYRQSSDFIKEYIFPGGCLPSLSRITSAMASASRLCVEHLDNIGIHYYQTLQCWRKNFMEKQRKILALGFDKKFIRTWEYYFDYCAAGFKSHTLGNYQIVFSRPGNDAAFADPYASFLPSN from the exons ATGCCTACAG CAGCGTGGAGTGCATGGAATTTTCTTGGGAGTACTGAAAATCAAGTGTGCTTGACGTACTGGCTCAATGTGCTTCAG AACCTTGATCAGAAGGATTGGCCGTTTCTCGTGACTCTCAATCCTTCACATGAACCGCAACACACATTGCTTAAGTGGTGCACTGGCCATCCAATTCCATCTGTTGCCGCATCGAAAGCTTCACTTGAGCTAGATCAGAtccaaggaaaaagaggaaTTTGGTTCTGCGGAGCATACCAGG GGTATGGCTTCCATGAGGATGGATTGAAG GCTGGCATGGCTGCTGCACATGGAGTGATAGGAAAAAGTCCTTCTGTTCTTGAGAATCCTCGGCATATGGCTCTTTCACTCAAGGAAATGGGGGCACGCCTTTTTGTTACGAGATTTCTCAGGCGTTATATTACTACTGGCTCAGTAAC TTTGTTAGAGGAAGGAGGCACGATGATTACCTTCGAGGGAACCAGGGAAATATGTCCACTGACAGTTACCTTGAGGATCCACAGTCCACAGTTTTACTGGAAG gTCATGACTCAGGCCGATCTAGGCGTAGCAGATGCATACATAAATGGTGATTTTTCTTTCGTAGACAAAGATAAAGGccttctaaatctttttcaG ATTCTCATAGCCAACAGAAATACTGATAATTCTGTCTCGAGATTAATTAAGAAAAG GGGTTGGTGGACGCCAATGTTATTAACAGCTGGTATTGGTTCGGCTAAGTACTTCTTCAAGCATGTATCAAGGCAAAACACTTTAACACAAGCTCGCAGGAACATCTCCCGGCATTATGATCTG AGTAATGAACTTTTTTCGCTGTTCTTGGATGAGACTATGACATACTCATGCGCGGTTTTCAAG atggCAGGCGAAGACCTAAAGGCAGCACAGATGAGAAAGATCTCTCTCTTGATTAAAAAA GCGAGAATTGAAAAGACGCACAAAGTTCTTGAAATCGGCTGCGGTTGGGGAAGCTTGGCCATTGAAGTTGTCAGGCAAACCGGATGCAAATACACCGGCATTACTTTGTCGAAAGAGCAATTGAAGTATGCTGAATTGAGAGTGAAAGAAGCGGGCCTTCAG GACCGCATCACATTTCTTCTTTGCGATTATCGCCAATTGCCAAGTACCTACAAATATGACAGGATCATTTCCTG CGAGATGATTGAAGCAGTCGGCCACGAATACATGGAGGAGTTCTTCGGCTGTTGCGAATCGGTGCTGGCCAAAGACGGACTTCTTGTTCTACAG TTCATATCCATACCCGATGAGCGGTATGACGAATACAGGCAAAGTTCAGACTTCATAAAAGAATACATCTTCCCCGGTGGCTGCCTGCCTTCGTTAAGCAGGATAACGTCAGCTATGGCCTCTGCGTCTCGACTTTG CGTGGAGCATCTGGACAACATAGGAATCCATTACTATCAAACACTTCAGTGTTGGAGGAAGAACTTCATGGAGAAGCAGAG GAAAATATTGGCTCTGGGATTCGACAAAAAGTTCATAAGGACGTGGGAGTACTACTTCGACTATTGCGCAGCTGGTTTTAAGTCACACACTCTCGGAAATTATCAG ATTGTGTTCTCACGTCCAGGAAATGATGCTGCATTCGCCGATCCGTACGCGAGTTTCCTGCCATCTAATTGA